The proteins below come from a single Rhodococcus sp. WMMA185 genomic window:
- a CDS encoding alpha/beta fold hydrolase encodes MAPPDPSTVRFDGPWIHRDIHANGIRFHTAEVGAAAPEAPLVILLHGFADFWWSWRHQLTALSSEGYRAVAVDLRGYGDSDKPPRGYDGWTLAGDIAGLIRAMGYGEATLVGHADGGLVCWATAILHTRLVRSIALVSSPHPISLKQAVLRDRHQRRALLPPFVSYQLPWRPERRLTRDEGAEIERLIRERSGPGWVDNPEFEVVHSRMRSAIQIPGTAHCTLEYQRWAFRSQFRPDGSRFMAAMDQKLRMPVLHIHGDLDPYVLADTVRRSHQFAPSQNLFTVTGVGHYAHWESPERVNAALLDHLKP; translated from the coding sequence GTGGCACCACCTGACCCATCTACGGTTCGCTTCGATGGCCCCTGGATTCACCGTGACATTCACGCCAACGGAATTCGCTTTCACACCGCTGAGGTCGGTGCGGCCGCGCCGGAAGCCCCGCTCGTCATCCTGCTGCACGGGTTCGCGGACTTCTGGTGGTCGTGGCGTCATCAACTGACAGCACTGTCGTCGGAGGGTTACCGCGCGGTCGCGGTCGACCTCCGCGGATACGGCGATTCCGACAAGCCGCCCCGCGGATACGACGGGTGGACACTGGCCGGTGACATCGCGGGACTGATTCGTGCGATGGGCTACGGCGAGGCGACACTCGTCGGCCACGCGGATGGTGGCCTGGTCTGCTGGGCAACCGCCATCCTGCACACCCGTCTCGTGCGGTCTATCGCACTGGTCAGCTCGCCCCATCCGATTTCGCTCAAGCAGGCTGTGCTCCGGGACCGGCACCAGCGCAGGGCATTGCTGCCTCCCTTCGTCTCATACCAGCTTCCGTGGCGACCGGAACGTCGCCTCACCCGTGACGAAGGCGCAGAGATCGAGCGGTTGATCCGCGAACGATCGGGTCCCGGGTGGGTGGACAACCCAGAGTTCGAGGTCGTGCATTCACGAATGAGATCAGCGATCCAGATTCCCGGAACCGCACATTGCACCCTGGAGTATCAGCGATGGGCGTTCCGAAGCCAATTCAGGCCGGACGGCAGTCGTTTCATGGCCGCGATGGACCAGAAACTGCGGATGCCGGTGCTGCACATTCACGGCGACCTCGACCCTTACGTGCTCGCGGACACTGTGCGGCGAAGCCACCAGTTCGCACCCTCCCAGAATCTGTTCACGGTCACCGGTGTCGGTCACTACGCGCATTGGGAGTCCCCGGAACGAGTGAACGCTGCCCTGCTCGACCATTTGAAGCCATAG
- the nth gene encoding endonuclease III, which translates to MSQKRHSSESDWPGIRRVDLVHKTLSDGSEASGPARSRAVKQGETRLGLVRRARRMNRRLGEAFPEVHCELDFVTPLDLAVATILSAQCTDVRVNMVTPALFARYPDAKAYAEAERAELEEYIRSTGFYRNKTNALIGLGQALLERFDGEVPNNLEDLVSLPGIGRKTANVILGNAFDVPGITVDTHFGRLVRRWRWTEEEDPVKVEHAVGALIERKDWTLLSHRVIFHGRRVCHARKPACGVCVLAKDCPSYGLGPVDPDVAAELVRGPETEHLLRLAGR; encoded by the coding sequence ATGTCTCAGAAGCGACACAGCAGTGAGTCGGATTGGCCGGGTATACGTAGAGTTGACCTCGTGCACAAGACCCTCAGCGACGGCTCCGAAGCGAGCGGTCCGGCTCGTTCGCGGGCCGTCAAGCAGGGCGAGACCAGGCTCGGACTCGTCCGGCGCGCCCGCAGAATGAACCGTCGACTCGGTGAGGCCTTCCCGGAAGTTCACTGCGAACTCGACTTCGTCACACCCCTGGATCTCGCTGTTGCGACGATTCTCTCGGCGCAATGCACCGATGTCCGGGTGAACATGGTGACCCCGGCGTTGTTCGCCCGGTACCCCGACGCCAAGGCGTATGCGGAGGCCGAACGCGCCGAGCTCGAGGAGTACATCCGATCGACGGGCTTCTACCGAAACAAGACGAACGCGTTGATCGGGCTTGGTCAGGCGCTTCTCGAACGCTTCGACGGTGAGGTCCCGAACAACCTCGAAGATCTCGTGTCCCTCCCCGGAATCGGCCGGAAGACGGCAAACGTGATCCTCGGCAACGCGTTCGATGTTCCCGGGATCACGGTCGACACCCATTTCGGCAGGCTCGTGCGGCGCTGGAGGTGGACCGAGGAGGAGGATCCGGTGAAGGTCGAGCACGCGGTCGGCGCGCTGATCGAGCGCAAGGATTGGACGCTGCTCTCACACCGGGTGATCTTCCACGGCAGGCGTGTGTGTCATGCCCGCAAACCTGCCTGCGGGGTGTGCGTGCTCGCCAAAGACTGTCCGTCGTACGGCTTGGGACCTGTTGATCCCGACGTCGCGGCGGAACTTGTGCGCGGACCGGAGACGGAGCATCTGCTGCGTCTGGCCGGCCGGTAA
- the nhaA gene encoding Na+/H+ antiporter NhaA encodes MSLPLRSEFARYLRTETIGGSILLVAAAVALVWANSPIADSYFALRDWQIGPQSLHLDLTIGTWAKDGLLAVFFFVAGMELKRELVVGELADRQRALLPVIAAIGGVVIPAIIAASIGFGAPGMDRGWAIPVATDIAFALGVLALTGSRIPASARVFLLSLAVVDDLLAIILIAVLFTSSIAMLWLMGAVACVAVYAYAQRKRITTPWLYVPLALLTWYCVHEAGIHATLAGVALGLLTRVRRDPGEDEAPATRLEHRIQPWSAGVCVPLFALFASGVPLSSDLLGQLFTNPISLSVIAGLLVGKTVGIFGVSWLAIRLGIAKKPRALEFRDVFALSVLGAIGFTVSLLVADLALAGVGDGSEAEIAKVAVLVTSLAASLIGSALLWRRGRAHASRKEDSDVLEQLGGVDK; translated from the coding sequence GTGTCCTTACCTCTGCGTTCCGAATTCGCTCGGTACCTCCGCACCGAGACCATCGGCGGATCGATCCTCCTGGTCGCCGCTGCCGTAGCCCTCGTGTGGGCAAACTCGCCAATCGCCGATAGCTACTTCGCGCTTCGTGATTGGCAGATCGGACCGCAGTCACTTCACCTGGATCTGACAATCGGGACTTGGGCGAAGGACGGACTTCTTGCGGTCTTCTTCTTCGTCGCCGGCATGGAGCTCAAACGCGAACTGGTGGTCGGCGAGCTCGCCGACCGGCAGCGAGCTCTGCTTCCGGTCATCGCGGCGATCGGCGGTGTGGTGATACCCGCGATCATCGCCGCGAGTATCGGCTTCGGAGCCCCCGGCATGGATCGTGGCTGGGCCATCCCCGTCGCCACCGATATTGCCTTTGCGCTCGGCGTCCTCGCTCTGACCGGTTCCCGGATCCCGGCGAGTGCCCGAGTCTTCCTGCTGAGTCTGGCCGTCGTCGACGATCTTCTCGCCATCATTTTGATCGCGGTGTTGTTCACCAGCTCGATCGCAATGCTGTGGCTGATGGGCGCGGTGGCTTGCGTCGCCGTCTACGCGTACGCACAGCGCAAGCGGATCACCACACCGTGGCTCTACGTTCCACTCGCGCTGTTGACCTGGTATTGCGTTCACGAGGCAGGCATCCATGCCACGCTGGCCGGCGTCGCCCTCGGACTCCTGACCAGAGTGCGACGCGATCCCGGTGAGGACGAAGCCCCGGCAACGCGGCTAGAGCACCGCATCCAACCGTGGTCGGCCGGCGTGTGCGTCCCACTGTTCGCGCTATTCGCATCCGGCGTACCTCTGAGCAGCGACTTGCTCGGACAGCTGTTCACCAATCCCATCTCGCTGTCCGTGATCGCAGGTCTCCTCGTTGGCAAGACCGTCGGAATCTTCGGCGTCTCGTGGCTCGCGATTCGTCTGGGTATCGCGAAGAAACCACGTGCACTGGAGTTCCGCGACGTGTTTGCCCTGTCAGTGCTCGGCGCGATCGGGTTCACCGTTAGCCTTCTAGTAGCGGATCTCGCGCTTGCGGGAGTCGGCGACGGCAGCGAGGCCGAAATCGCTAAAGTCGCGGTACTCGTGACATCGTTGGCCGCGTCACTGATTGGATCAGCGTTACTGTGGCGGCGCGGTCGGGCGCATGCGAGCAGGAAGGAAGACTCGGACGTGCTAGAGCAACTTGGAGGGGTCGACAAGTGA
- a CDS encoding MarP family serine protease, whose translation MTGSRWIDIAIVLIAFVAATSGWRHGAIASVLAFVGVVLGAVAGILIAPHVLVHVGEGVGRLLVGVALIVVLVIIGEVAGMVLGRAARGSMHSPAARSLDSAVGAGVQAVAVFIAAWLLAIPLTSSSQPQVSAAVRGSSVLETVDDIAPAWMRKLPSEFTALLDTSGLPDVIGPFGRTPITNVDPPDASILASPVAASLQSSVLRIRGVAPSCQRALEGSGFVVAPERVMTNAHVVAGTAGILVDTRNGPMDAEVVLFDPSADIAVLAVPGLDAPVLSFAPEPASTGEDALVLGYPGGGPYTASAVRIREVLDLDGPDIYRGATVEREVFTVRGSIRQGNSGGPLVDSGGQVLGMVFGAAVDNTDTGFVLTANEVSQQVQEAPMSTVAVGTGDCIL comes from the coding sequence ATGACGGGCTCACGCTGGATCGACATCGCGATCGTGTTGATCGCCTTCGTTGCCGCCACGTCCGGTTGGCGCCATGGTGCCATTGCGTCTGTACTCGCCTTCGTCGGCGTCGTGCTCGGTGCGGTCGCGGGCATCTTGATCGCGCCCCACGTGCTGGTACACGTGGGCGAGGGCGTAGGTCGCCTGCTGGTCGGGGTCGCATTGATCGTGGTGCTCGTGATCATCGGAGAAGTCGCGGGCATGGTGCTCGGCAGGGCAGCACGCGGGAGCATGCACAGCCCCGCCGCTCGCTCGCTCGACAGTGCCGTCGGGGCCGGTGTGCAGGCTGTTGCGGTGTTCATTGCCGCATGGCTGCTTGCGATTCCGCTCACCTCGTCCTCCCAGCCCCAGGTATCGGCGGCCGTGCGGGGATCGAGCGTTCTCGAAACGGTCGACGACATCGCGCCCGCGTGGATGCGGAAACTGCCCAGCGAGTTCACCGCCCTCCTCGACACGTCGGGGCTCCCCGATGTCATCGGGCCCTTCGGTCGGACTCCCATCACCAACGTCGACCCGCCCGATGCAAGTATTCTGGCGAGCCCCGTCGCGGCATCGCTTCAGTCGAGCGTGTTGCGGATCCGTGGTGTGGCCCCTAGTTGCCAGAGAGCGCTGGAGGGATCCGGCTTCGTCGTTGCACCCGAGCGGGTGATGACCAACGCTCACGTCGTCGCGGGAACGGCGGGGATCCTCGTGGACACGCGGAACGGGCCGATGGACGCAGAGGTGGTGCTGTTCGATCCGTCGGCCGACATCGCCGTCCTCGCGGTCCCCGGACTCGACGCCCCCGTACTGAGCTTCGCGCCCGAACCGGCGAGCACCGGAGAGGACGCGCTCGTGCTCGGGTATCCCGGTGGTGGTCCGTACACGGCCAGTGCCGTGCGTATCCGGGAGGTTCTGGACCTCGACGGTCCGGATATCTACCGGGGCGCCACTGTCGAGCGTGAGGTGTTCACCGTTCGGGGTTCGATCCGACAGGGAAACTCCGGCGGACCACTCGTCGATTCCGGCGGACAAGTACTCGGCATGGTTTTCGGTGCTGCTGTCGACAACACCGACACGGGGTTCGTCCTCACCGCCAACGAGGTGTCGCAGCAGGTACAGGAGGCGCCGATGTCGACGGTGGCCGTGGGTACCGGAGACTGCATCCTCTAG
- a CDS encoding TlpA family protein disulfide reductase, whose product MSASARWSLAALVVVVALVVAIWPRGGDAEVATYDGRFGSGRITSNSEGTDPDALAALRSQASLAPCPAPTGAPDPSSDSPLSGITLDCMGDGSQVDLAAALAGKPALLNLWAYWCGPCAEELPYLQRYSERAGDAITVLTVHSDPNESSALSRLTDYAVTLPGVQDGDGRVRAAVGAPAVLPVSVLIRSDGTVAKILPQPFDSVDDIAAAVEQSLGVAA is encoded by the coding sequence GTGTCTGCATCAGCGCGGTGGAGTCTGGCCGCACTCGTCGTCGTAGTGGCCCTTGTCGTGGCGATCTGGCCGAGGGGTGGTGATGCCGAGGTGGCAACGTACGACGGTCGTTTCGGATCGGGTCGGATCACGTCGAACTCGGAGGGCACCGACCCCGATGCGCTGGCCGCACTGCGCTCGCAGGCGAGCCTGGCGCCCTGTCCCGCGCCGACGGGTGCGCCCGATCCTTCCTCCGATTCGCCGCTGTCCGGCATCACGCTCGACTGCATGGGGGATGGTAGTCAGGTAGACCTCGCCGCTGCGCTCGCAGGCAAACCTGCATTGCTCAACCTGTGGGCGTATTGGTGCGGTCCCTGTGCCGAGGAATTGCCGTATCTGCAGCGGTATTCCGAACGTGCCGGGGACGCAATTACCGTTCTTACGGTGCACTCCGATCCCAACGAGTCCAGTGCGTTGTCCCGCCTGACCGACTACGCCGTGACACTGCCCGGTGTGCAGGACGGCGACGGACGCGTCCGCGCCGCGGTCGGCGCCCCTGCGGTGCTTCCGGTGTCGGTGCTGATTCGATCCGACGGTACGGTGGCGAAGATCCTGCCGCAGCCATTCGACAGCGTCGATGACATTGCTGCTGCTGTCGAACAGAGTTTGGGGGTGGCAGCATGA
- a CDS encoding zinc transporter permease: MSTSEHRPHDPSDHPHVHGKDCGHETVQHGDHVDYIHDGHRHAEHEGHYDEHGEVA; encoded by the coding sequence ATGAGCACTTCCGAGCACCGTCCACACGATCCTTCCGATCATCCGCACGTTCACGGCAAGGACTGCGGACACGAGACGGTCCAACACGGCGACCACGTCGACTACATCCACGACGGTCACCGGCATGCGGAGCATGAGGGGCACTACGACGAGCACGGCGAGGTCGCCTGA
- a CDS encoding phage holin family protein, whose amino-acid sequence MSNTHGKGEHQRYTGDGVPNTVSSIPLSDVDAQTPAEASLGTLVKHATAQVSTLVRAEVELAKAEVTSQVKRGVQGGVFFILALTVLLFSSFFFFFFLAELLDVWIPRWLAFLIVFLIMVVATAILGLIGYRRVRKLRAPEKTIDSLKQAKTVLPTSLSDAEDHLASSSGRHAR is encoded by the coding sequence GTGAGCAACACTCACGGCAAGGGAGAGCACCAGCGGTACACGGGCGACGGGGTACCGAACACGGTGTCGTCGATTCCGCTCAGCGATGTGGACGCTCAGACGCCTGCCGAGGCGAGCCTCGGCACGCTGGTAAAACACGCGACTGCTCAGGTTTCCACGCTGGTCCGCGCAGAGGTGGAACTCGCCAAGGCCGAGGTGACAAGCCAGGTCAAGAGGGGCGTGCAGGGCGGCGTGTTCTTCATTCTCGCGCTCACCGTTCTCCTGTTCAGTTCGTTCTTCTTCTTCTTTTTCCTCGCCGAACTCCTCGACGTGTGGATCCCCCGTTGGCTGGCGTTCCTGATCGTCTTCCTCATCATGGTCGTGGCGACGGCAATCCTCGGCCTGATCGGCTACAGACGGGTGCGGAAACTGCGTGCGCCCGAGAAGACCATCGATTCGCTGAAACAGGCCAAGACCGTCCTGCCGACCTCGCTCTCGGATGCGGAGGACCATCTCGCATCTTCCAGCGGGCGTCACGCTCGGTAA
- a CDS encoding Crp/Fnr family transcriptional regulator, producing the protein MDDVLARAGIFQGVEPSAVAALTKQLQPVDFPRGHVIFNEGEPGDRLFIIVSGKVKIGRRSPDGRENLLTIMGPSDMFGELSIFDPGPRTSTATTVTEVRAVSMDRAALKAWIDHRPEIAEQLLRVLARRLRRTNNNLADLIFTDVPGRVAKALLQLAQRFGTQEAGSLRVTHDLTQEEIAQLVGASRETVNKALADFAHRGWLRLEGKSVLISDSERLARRAR; encoded by the coding sequence GTGGACGACGTCCTGGCAAGAGCCGGCATCTTCCAAGGGGTCGAGCCCTCGGCGGTAGCGGCACTGACCAAGCAGCTGCAGCCCGTCGACTTCCCCCGCGGTCATGTCATCTTCAACGAAGGTGAGCCCGGTGATCGCCTGTTCATCATCGTGTCGGGCAAGGTCAAAATCGGCCGCCGCTCACCAGACGGCCGTGAGAACCTACTCACGATCATGGGCCCGTCCGACATGTTCGGTGAGCTGTCGATCTTCGACCCCGGCCCGCGAACATCCACCGCCACGACGGTCACCGAGGTCCGCGCCGTCAGCATGGACCGCGCGGCACTCAAGGCGTGGATCGATCATCGCCCCGAGATTGCCGAACAGCTCCTACGGGTGCTCGCACGTCGTCTCCGCCGCACCAACAACAATCTGGCCGACCTCATCTTCACGGACGTTCCCGGCCGTGTCGCCAAAGCGCTGTTGCAACTCGCTCAGCGATTCGGCACCCAGGAGGCCGGCTCGCTGCGTGTCACGCACGACCTCACGCAAGAAGAGATTGCCCAGCTCGTCGGTGCGTCCCGCGAGACCGTCAACAAGGCACTTGCCGATTTCGCGCATCGCGGATGGCTTCGCCTCGAGGGCAAGAGCGTGCTGATCTCCGATTCCGAACGCCTGGCACGCCGCGCACGATAG
- a CDS encoding NUDIX hydrolase — protein sequence MTNSTGGGVPSWLNSVAHHTVADPRRFDSVLDRRAPKGAIARQAAVLVLFGGPIESDPLMAGGLPASADVLLTQRASTMRQHSGQVAFPGGASDPGDEGPIATALREAQEETGLDPSGVRPVAVLEEIFIPPSGFDVTPVVAYWERPSAVGVVNPAEAERVARVPLHMLIDPRNRFQVRHPAGFQGPAFAVDGMLVWGFTAGILAALIATSGWEQDWDTRDIRDLQTVLAELDVDNLTGVPGDQAADR from the coding sequence ATGACGAACTCCACGGGGGGCGGGGTGCCGTCCTGGCTGAACAGCGTTGCGCATCACACCGTGGCGGACCCTCGCCGGTTCGATTCCGTTCTCGATCGGCGCGCACCGAAAGGCGCGATCGCCCGCCAAGCCGCGGTCCTGGTGCTCTTCGGCGGCCCGATCGAGTCGGATCCGCTGATGGCGGGTGGGTTGCCGGCCTCGGCGGACGTCCTCCTTACTCAGCGCGCGTCCACCATGCGTCAGCACAGCGGCCAGGTGGCCTTCCCCGGTGGCGCGAGTGACCCGGGTGACGAAGGGCCCATTGCGACCGCGCTGCGCGAGGCGCAGGAGGAGACCGGACTCGACCCGTCCGGGGTTCGTCCCGTTGCGGTGCTCGAGGAGATCTTCATTCCCCCGTCCGGCTTCGACGTCACTCCCGTCGTTGCGTACTGGGAGAGGCCAAGCGCGGTCGGCGTCGTCAATCCCGCCGAGGCAGAAAGAGTCGCCCGGGTTCCCCTGCACATGCTGATCGACCCGAGGAACCGGTTCCAGGTGCGGCACCCGGCAGGCTTCCAAGGGCCGGCGTTTGCCGTCGACGGGATGCTCGTGTGGGGCTTCACCGCAGGGATACTGGCCGCGCTGATCGCGACCTCTGGATGGGAACAGGACTGGGACACTCGCGATATCCGCGACCTCCAAACGGTTCTCGCCGAACTCGACGTCGACAACCTGACCGGTGTACCCGGTGATCAGGCGGCCGATCGATGA